The Fortiea contorta PCC 7126 genome has a segment encoding these proteins:
- a CDS encoding alpha/beta fold hydrolase yields the protein MINDKFGGVVKEYLWNWQTQQLRLVYEILGQGAPLLLLPAFSSVSTRGEMGELAKLLAPHFQVVAVDWPGFGESDRPSLDYSPALYQQFLADFIKSVFNQAIVVLAAGHAAGYVLQLAQQQPTTFSKIVLVAPTWRGPLPTMGASEQIAGMVRNLVRSPIIGPILYQLNTTPSFLSFMYRRHVYADAAKVTPAFIDEKWQTTQQLGARFGSAAFVTGNIDTIHQQSEFLELGRSLTVPLLVLIGKSSPPKSRSEMDALAALPGVKSTLIPGSLGLHEEYPNLVAEAVLPFLTGALV from the coding sequence ATGATCAATGACAAATTTGGTGGAGTAGTTAAAGAATATCTCTGGAATTGGCAAACCCAGCAGTTGCGCTTGGTTTATGAAATTCTGGGACAAGGTGCGCCGCTTTTGCTGCTCCCGGCGTTTAGCAGTGTTTCGACTCGTGGGGAAATGGGTGAATTGGCGAAGTTACTGGCTCCCCATTTTCAAGTTGTGGCTGTTGATTGGCCTGGGTTTGGTGAGTCGGATCGCCCTAGTTTAGATTACAGTCCGGCGCTGTATCAACAATTTTTAGCAGATTTTATAAAATCTGTGTTTAATCAAGCAATTGTCGTATTAGCGGCTGGACATGCGGCGGGTTATGTGCTGCAACTGGCTCAACAACAGCCGACAACTTTCTCAAAAATTGTGTTGGTGGCGCCAACTTGGCGCGGCCCTCTACCGACAATGGGAGCTAGTGAGCAAATAGCAGGTATGGTGAGAAATTTGGTGCGATCGCCAATTATCGGCCCTATTCTCTATCAACTCAACACTACACCATCTTTCTTAAGTTTTATGTATCGTCGTCATGTCTACGCCGACGCAGCCAAAGTCACACCTGCTTTCATTGACGAGAAATGGCAAACTACTCAACAACTGGGAGCGAGGTTCGGTTCTGCAGCGTTCGTCACAGGTAATATTGACACCATACACCAACAATCGGAGTTTCTCGAACTAGGGCGATCGCTGACAGTACCCCTGTTAGTATTAATTGGGAAATCTTCTCCCCCCAAATCCCGTTCAGAAATGGATGCTTTAGCAGCACTACCTGGTGTCAAAAGTACCTTGATTCCTGGCTCCTTGGGGCTACATGAAGAATACCCAAACCTAGTTGCAGAGGCTGTTTTACCCTTTTTGACAGGTGCTTTGGTGTAA
- a CDS encoding Uma2 family endonuclease, whose product MSFTIEDLEKMQSAYPDYRMELVAGDIVVMSPSGYESEEVGTEFAALLRNWIRPRKLGRVVGSSAGFRLPNTDLRAPDVSFIRAERLKRSTEDYAELVPDLVVEVKSKTDSVDKLRQKIQEFISLGTQIGILINPKTRTLVVYRDGEQTVFQDGDVLTLPDLLPGWEVAIADIWSPVFE is encoded by the coding sequence ATGTCTTTCACCATCGAAGACCTGGAGAAAATGCAGTCAGCTTATCCTGACTACCGCATGGAATTAGTTGCTGGGGATATAGTTGTCATGAGTCCGTCAGGTTACGAATCAGAAGAAGTGGGAACCGAATTTGCAGCCTTACTGAGGAATTGGATAAGACCGCGCAAGTTGGGACGTGTAGTAGGTTCTAGCGCCGGGTTTAGATTACCCAATACAGATTTACGTGCTCCGGATGTCTCTTTTATTCGCGCTGAAAGGCTCAAACGTTCCACAGAAGATTACGCAGAGTTGGTTCCTGACTTGGTGGTAGAAGTGAAGTCCAAGACCGATTCTGTCGATAAACTCCGTCAGAAGATTCAAGAATTTATCAGCTTGGGAACGCAAATCGGAATTTTGATTAACCCCAAAACCAGAACTTTGGTAGTCTACCGCGATGGAGAACAGACGGTATTTCAGGATGGTGATGTGCTGACGCTTCCAGATTTACTTCCTGGTTGGGAAGTCGCAATTGCTGATATTTGGTCGCCAGTATTTGAGTAA
- a CDS encoding metallophosphoesterase family protein produces the protein MSCIHGNYQALDAVLLDIDQEKAEKIFCLGDLVGPRKENPRGGELEPLICKGWWEEQCLILHGLGPTGDAPELMGRYGGDTAKMLWGCVSRQTVQWMRSLDFGFFELDCLLIHGTTVGVSEELTPATSPVQMLDRLSRMQANNLFCGRSGLAFQYQLQAGSLTTGLTTLDSQVSSQTVNISPRQVIGVGNVGRIFGEATYTLYTPATNGVEFRSVSYGASKGFQVNSSKSVSSPAKMQF, from the coding sequence ATGTCTTGCATTCATGGCAATTATCAAGCCTTGGATGCGGTTTTATTAGATATTGACCAAGAAAAAGCTGAAAAAATCTTTTGTTTGGGAGATTTGGTGGGGCCGAGGAAGGAAAATCCTAGGGGTGGAGAGTTGGAACCCTTGATTTGTAAAGGTTGGTGGGAAGAACAGTGTTTGATTCTCCATGGTCTAGGGCCGACTGGGGATGCACCGGAACTGATGGGAAGATATGGTGGGGATACAGCTAAGATGCTGTGGGGTTGTGTTTCTCGTCAGACGGTACAATGGATGCGATCGCTCGATTTTGGTTTCTTTGAATTAGATTGTTTACTAATTCACGGTACAACCGTAGGTGTGAGTGAGGAACTGACTCCGGCTACTTCCCCTGTCCAAATGCTTGACCGATTATCGAGAATGCAAGCGAATAATTTGTTTTGTGGGCGTTCTGGCTTGGCTTTTCAATATCAACTCCAAGCAGGTTCATTGACGACGGGCTTAACTACCCTGGATAGTCAAGTATCTTCCCAAACTGTGAATATCTCCCCCCGTCAAGTGATTGGCGTGGGGAATGTGGGACGCATCTTTGGAGAAGCTACCTACACTCTTTATACTCCAGCTACAAATGGTGTAGAGTTCCGCTCTGTTAGCTATGGTGCTAGTAAGGGATTTCAGGTCAACTCCAGTAAATCTGTTTCATCCCCAGCCAAGATGCAATTTTGA
- the psaK gene encoding photosystem I reaction center subunit PsaK gives MLTSTLLAAATAPLQWSPTVAVIMILANIAAIAFGKLTIKYPNAGPALPSPNFFGGFGLPALLATTAFGHVLGAGVILGLHNVGRI, from the coding sequence GTGTTAACTTCGACCTTACTAGCTGCTGCGACCGCGCCCCTACAGTGGAGTCCTACTGTTGCGGTAATTATGATCCTTGCCAATATCGCTGCTATTGCTTTTGGCAAACTGACAATCAAGTATCCCAACGCTGGCCCTGCGCTACCATCACCTAACTTTTTTGGTGGTTTTGGTTTACCCGCTTTACTCGCAACCACCGCCTTTGGTCATGTCTTAGGCGCTGGCGTTATCCTAGGGTTACATAACGTCGGTAGAATCTAG
- a CDS encoding CobW family GTP-binding protein, whose amino-acid sequence MIASETSNSVPVTVLTGYLGAGKTTLLNHILTYEHGKKVAVIVNEFGEVGIDNQLVIDADEEIFEMNNGCICCTVRGDLIRIIGNLMKRRDKFDHLVIETTGLADPAPVIQTFFVDEDMQDKLSLDAVVTVVDAKHIWQHWDADEAQEQIAFADVILLNKTDLVTPEVLEELEQRIRGMNAIAKIYRTRNSELEMDALLGVGAFDLERALEIDPDFLGEDAHVHDESVYSVAFVEAGALDGQKLNAWLSELLRTQGPDIFRMKGILHIAGEDNRFVFQGVHMLFDGKPDRPWKDSETRNNQLVFIGRNLDEAQLKADFLACLV is encoded by the coding sequence ATGATTGCTTCAGAAACATCGAATTCAGTACCTGTAACCGTTTTAACTGGTTATCTCGGAGCCGGTAAAACTACTCTGCTCAATCACATCCTGACTTATGAACACGGTAAGAAAGTTGCTGTGATCGTCAATGAATTTGGGGAAGTGGGTATTGATAATCAGTTGGTTATCGATGCAGATGAAGAAATATTCGAGATGAACAACGGCTGTATTTGTTGTACAGTGCGGGGGGACTTGATTCGCATCATCGGCAATTTGATGAAGCGGCGTGATAAATTTGACCATCTAGTCATTGAAACTACTGGACTAGCTGACCCGGCGCCGGTGATTCAGACGTTCTTTGTCGATGAAGATATGCAAGACAAACTGTCCCTTGATGCTGTGGTGACAGTTGTAGACGCCAAGCATATTTGGCAACATTGGGATGCAGACGAAGCTCAAGAACAGATTGCTTTTGCAGATGTGATTTTATTGAATAAAACAGATTTAGTCACCCCGGAAGTATTGGAAGAATTAGAACAACGGATTCGGGGAATGAATGCGATCGCTAAAATCTATCGTACCCGCAACTCAGAATTAGAGATGGATGCACTGTTGGGTGTGGGAGCTTTTGATCTTGAGCGCGCTTTGGAAATTGACCCAGATTTCCTCGGCGAAGATGCTCACGTCCATGACGAAAGCGTCTATTCTGTGGCTTTTGTGGAAGCAGGCGCCTTAGATGGACAAAAATTAAACGCTTGGCTCTCCGAGTTACTACGTACCCAAGGGCCAGATATTTTCCGCATGAAAGGTATTCTGCACATTGCTGGGGAAGATAACCGCTTCGTATTCCAAGGGGTGCATATGCTTTTTGATGGTAAACCCGATCGCCCGTGGAAAGATAGCGAAACCCGTAACAATCAGCTCGTCTTTATCGGTCGCAATTTAGACGAAGCTCAACTTAAAGCAGATTTCCTCGCCTGTTTAGTTTAG
- a CDS encoding WD40 repeat domain-containing protein — protein MNTTTSKLKEFEDHYSGKLADYVRAIAWSPDGTTLAATSAAGEVVVWSDGQITTLQTGNGQSADCIAFSQDGQFLAVGGQDGQVKIWRSLELIATLENAPAWVDQLAWNHTSNQLAFSLGRYVQVWDAQTQEIVNTLNFENSSVLSIDWRRDGQYLAIGGYQGVKIWETQNWDEEPYFLSMPTVSVAMAWSPDGNFLASGNMDRSVTVLEWGNPDPWVMRGFPGKIRQLAWSEATTKVGAPILASSSVEGIVVWEKLEDEAAGWEARILTNHVNVINAIAFAPQSFLLASAAADGWLCLWNQAENVSQVLTGTATGFSCLAWHPQGKFIAAGGESGELMIWSKALRGQGFGRK, from the coding sequence ATGAACACCACAACCAGTAAATTGAAGGAATTTGAAGATCATTATTCAGGGAAACTTGCAGATTATGTCAGAGCGATCGCTTGGTCGCCTGATGGTACAACTCTGGCTGCAACTTCTGCCGCTGGGGAGGTGGTAGTATGGAGCGACGGTCAAATCACAACTTTGCAGACTGGTAACGGTCAATCAGCAGACTGCATTGCTTTTTCTCAGGATGGGCAATTTTTAGCGGTTGGGGGACAGGATGGACAAGTCAAGATTTGGCGATCGCTAGAATTAATCGCTACTTTAGAAAATGCTCCCGCTTGGGTTGATCAGTTAGCTTGGAATCACACCAGTAATCAACTAGCTTTTAGTTTGGGGCGTTATGTGCAAGTATGGGATGCACAAACCCAAGAAATTGTCAATACTTTGAATTTTGAAAACTCATCTGTATTAAGTATTGATTGGCGCAGAGATGGGCAGTATTTAGCGATTGGTGGATATCAAGGGGTGAAGATTTGGGAGACTCAAAACTGGGACGAGGAACCCTATTTTCTTTCCATGCCCACCGTCAGTGTAGCAATGGCTTGGTCGCCTGACGGCAATTTCCTCGCTTCTGGCAACATGGATCGCAGCGTCACTGTGTTGGAATGGGGAAACCCTGATCCTTGGGTAATGCGGGGTTTTCCTGGGAAAATTCGTCAGTTAGCTTGGTCAGAAGCTACTACCAAAGTTGGTGCACCCATTCTCGCCTCTTCTAGCGTTGAAGGAATTGTGGTGTGGGAAAAACTAGAAGATGAAGCTGCAGGTTGGGAGGCGAGAATCTTAACTAACCATGTAAATGTGATTAATGCGATCGCTTTTGCACCTCAAAGCTTTCTCCTCGCTTCCGCTGCTGCAGATGGTTGGTTATGTTTGTGGAATCAAGCCGAGAATGTATCCCAAGTATTGACAGGTACTGCTACAGGTTTTTCTTGTTTAGCTTGGCACCCCCAAGGCAAATTTATCGCTGCAGGTGGTGAAAGCGGCGAATTGATGATTTGGTCTAAAGCCTTGCGGGGTCAAGGTTTTGGGCGGAAATAG
- the ovoA gene encoding 5-histidylcysteine sulfoxide synthase, producing MVIASKLEKFVSYQVPRLDYCSAKTLLNYFDSSWELEETLMKSLVGEETFYLNPDPLRNRLIFYLGHSAVFFINKLIAVGLIKNRINSKFETLFEIGVDPETPTELDAAMKGVCWPDVEKVWQYRDQAREEITAVIENTPLNFPINQQHPFWALLMGIEHSRIHFETSSMLLRQLPVERLKRPQGWNYAPSSGEVAYNQMRAIPGGVVKLGKSLDDSTFGWDSEYGDRTVEVKPFLASQYLVTNGEFLQFVTAGGYDRPDYWNPESLAWKQHHNVHHPRFWLPTQDGYRYRAIFDQLDLPLDWPVEVNYYEAIAFCNWKGNNTRLMSEAEWNQALLFSEKHRSNNYNLNLKFISPSPGGMLSSTNSNSGVDDLRGNVWEWLRDTFNPLPGFQPHPLYQDQAAPFFDGKHQMMVGGSWATNGAMALPTYRNWFRPYFYQHAGFRIARDVNAM from the coding sequence ATGGTTATAGCGTCAAAACTTGAGAAATTCGTATCATATCAAGTCCCCAGGCTCGATTACTGCAGTGCCAAAACTCTGCTCAACTACTTTGATAGTTCATGGGAATTAGAAGAAACCCTGATGAAAAGTTTGGTTGGGGAGGAAACTTTTTACCTCAATCCTGATCCTTTAAGAAACCGTTTAATTTTTTATCTTGGTCATTCAGCAGTCTTTTTCATTAATAAATTAATTGCTGTTGGTTTAATCAAAAATCGTATTAATTCAAAATTTGAAACTCTGTTTGAAATTGGAGTTGATCCAGAAACACCCACAGAACTAGACGCAGCTATGAAAGGGGTTTGCTGGCCGGATGTAGAAAAAGTTTGGCAATATCGAGATCAAGCCAGAGAAGAAATTACAGCCGTAATTGAAAATACTCCTCTAAATTTCCCTATTAATCAACAGCATCCTTTTTGGGCTTTATTAATGGGGATAGAACATAGCCGAATTCATTTTGAAACTTCTTCGATGCTGTTGCGACAATTACCTGTGGAACGGTTGAAGCGTCCCCAGGGCTGGAATTATGCACCTAGCAGTGGTGAAGTTGCTTACAATCAAATGCGGGCGATTCCTGGTGGTGTGGTGAAATTAGGAAAATCTCTTGATGATTCTACTTTTGGGTGGGATAGTGAATATGGCGATCGCACTGTGGAAGTTAAGCCATTTTTAGCTAGTCAGTATCTGGTAACTAACGGAGAGTTTCTCCAGTTTGTGACAGCAGGCGGTTATGATCGTCCAGATTACTGGAATCCTGAATCTTTGGCATGGAAACAACACCACAATGTACATCATCCCAGATTTTGGCTACCTACGCAGGATGGCTACCGCTATCGAGCAATATTCGATCAATTAGACTTACCGCTAGATTGGCCTGTAGAAGTTAATTACTACGAAGCGATCGCATTTTGCAATTGGAAAGGTAATAACACACGTTTAATGAGCGAAGCTGAATGGAATCAAGCTTTACTTTTTTCTGAAAAACACCGCTCAAATAACTACAATCTCAACTTAAAATTTATTTCTCCTAGCCCCGGAGGAATGTTATCATCAACTAACAGTAATTCCGGTGTTGATGACTTACGGGGTAACGTTTGGGAATGGCTGAGAGACACATTCAATCCCTTACCAGGATTTCAACCCCATCCCCTTTACCAAGACCAAGCAGCACCTTTTTTTGATGGTAAACATCAAATGATGGTTGGTGGTTCCTGGGCGACTAATGGCGCAATGGCATTACCAACTTATCGTAACTGGTTTCGCCCTTACTTTTATCAACATGCTGGTTTTAGGATTGCTCGAGACGTGAATGCTATGTAA
- a CDS encoding SufE family protein, which translates to MSSSIDSLPPALAKIVQRFQRVAEPKRRYEQLIWYAQKLKEFPESDKLPENKVPGCVSQVYVTAALEDGKVSYQGDSDSQLTKGLLALLVEGLNGLTPTEIVQLTPDFIQATGLNVSLTPSRANGFYNIFKTMQKKALECKLNIASE; encoded by the coding sequence ATGTCCTCTTCCATAGATTCCTTACCTCCTGCTCTGGCTAAAATTGTTCAACGTTTCCAAAGGGTGGCTGAACCCAAACGACGGTATGAACAATTGATTTGGTATGCTCAGAAGCTCAAAGAGTTTCCAGAATCTGATAAATTACCAGAAAATAAAGTCCCTGGCTGTGTTTCGCAAGTTTATGTGACAGCAGCTCTAGAGGACGGTAAGGTTTCATATCAAGGTGATTCCGATTCTCAGTTAACCAAAGGATTGTTAGCACTCTTGGTTGAAGGGCTGAATGGATTAACACCAACAGAAATTGTCCAACTAACACCAGATTTTATTCAAGCTACTGGTTTAAATGTGAGCTTGACCCCTTCCCGCGCCAATGGATTTTACAATATTTTTAAAACCATGCAGAAAAAGGCGCTGGAATGTAAGTTAAATATTGCTAGTGAATAG